A window of Rhododendron vialii isolate Sample 1 chromosome 11a, ASM3025357v1 contains these coding sequences:
- the LOC131306964 gene encoding PKS-NRPS hybrid synthetase cheA-like: MRFSCERSGKYRPFMKKVDGKEVAVKKRVRSTGTKKCECSFELKAVQGNDGWTVSVHNGTHNHPPAVYLKGYSYVGRLSAEQTSTVVDLSVALVKPREILTHLKVQDHENVTSIKTVYNVRQKYRVIVKAGKFQMQHLLDRLEKYKYVHWTHGNETENVTELFWSPTSAGEMLRAFPRVLMMDCTYKTNKYKFPLLQIVGVTSTKMTFCTAFAFMECEKTKNYTWVVEKLKDMMDPNALPSVIVTDMELALMNVITNVFPHATNLLCRWHIGKNVLVKCRKMFDDKMWEEFISLEYVEKNWLVPYKERFVGVWTDKVMHFGNLTSNRTTLFDMLRGVVSSNTMTLVLVASHQVEWLEESKRQCECSLRHTHGLPCAHEIAPYKMANIPLPIELIHDHWKRLSLLAPRNESSMEETLLAHFDCFYNKFLNEDQYNFPEAIRPYIESVKDVEDDGNCGFWQCRVS; this comes from the exons ATGAGATTTTCATGTGAAAGGAGCGGTAAGTATAGGCCGTTTATGAAGAAGGTTGATGGGAAGGAGGTAGCTGTGAAGAAGAGAGTGCGGTCTACGGGCACCAAAAAATGTGAATgctcatttgaattgaaagctgTACAGGGCAATGATGGTTGGACTGTCTCTGTCCACAATGGCACTCACAACCATCCTCCAGCGGTGTACTTGAAAGGTTATTCGTATGTCGGGAGGTTGTCGGCAGAACAGACTAGCACGGTGGTTGATTTGTCAGTCGCTTTGGTGAAACCCAGAGAAATCTTAACCCATTTGAAGGTTCAAGATCATGAAAACGTAACGTCTATCAAAACTGTGTACAATGTACGACAAAAGTACCGAGTGATAGTGAAAGCTGGAAAATTTCAAATGCAACATTTGTTGGATCGGCTAGAAAAGTACAAGTATGTTCATTGGACACATGGGAACGAGACTGAGAATGTCACAGAGTTGTTTTGGTCTCCCACATCTGCCGGGGAGATGTTACGTGCTTTTCCTCGAGTGTTAATGATGGATTGCAcatacaaaacaaataaatacaagTTTCCTTTGCTTCAAATTGTTGGTGTAACATCGACGAAGATGACTTTTTGTACAGCGTTTGCTTTCATGGAGTGTGAAAAAACGAAAAACTACACTTGGGTTGTGGAGAAGCTAAAAGACATGATGGATCCCAACGCACTTCCGTCCGTTATTGTCACGGATATGGAGTTGGCGCTTATGAATGTCATCACAAATGTTTTCCCTCATGCTACCAACCTCCTATGTAGGTGGCATATTGGTAAGAACGTATTAGTCAAGTGTAGAAAGATGTTTGATGATAAGATGTGGGAGGAGTTTATTT CACTTGAGTACGTCGAGAAAAATTGGTTAGTACCCTACAAAGAGAGATTTGTAGGAGTTTGGACGGACAAAGTCATGCATTTCGGAAACCTAACAAGTAACAG GACAACTCTATTTGATATGCTAAGGGGAGTTGTTTCGTCGAATACCATGACACTTGTTTTAGTGGCATCCCATCAAGTCGAATGGCTTGAGGAATCGAAGCGTCAGTGCGAGTGTTCTTTGAGGCACACCCATGGTTTACCTTGCGCTCATGAGATTGCTCCTTACAAGATGGCAAATATCCCCCTACCGATTGAGTTAATCCACGACCATTGGAAGAGGCTTTCTTTGCTTGCACCCCGGAATGAGAGTTCGATGGAGGAGACGCTTTTGGCTCACTTTGATTGTTTTTACAACAAGTTCTTGAATGAAGATCAATATAAT TTTCCGGAAGCAATAAGACCTTACATAGAATCGGTCAAGGATGTTGAAGATGATGGGAATTGTGGGTTTTGGCAGTGTCGGGTTTCATGA